Proteins encoded in a region of the Actinomycetota bacterium genome:
- a CDS encoding Ku protein encodes MPRAMWKGAISFGLVTIPVAVYPATEEKTLRFNQLHDEDMGRIRYKRMCEKDGEIVDFEHIVKGYEYEKDRYVVLTDEDFDAVPVESSRAIDIQQFVDLDEIDPMMFKKSYYLTPDETGAKAYALLREAMSQDNKVGIAKVSFRDKEHLAALRFKDDAFVLETMYWPDEIREAEFGDVDVSTKVRGQEVEMARQLIENLTAEWNPDEFTDEYREAMLKIVEAKINGEEIEIVEAEPTAKVVDLMEALKASVAAAKKQADDEQEAPRKKPAAKKSTAKTSAAKKSTAKKTTAKKATAKKTTTRKKAVGE; translated from the coding sequence ATGCCGAGAGCGATGTGGAAAGGGGCCATCTCGTTCGGCCTCGTGACGATCCCGGTGGCCGTCTACCCGGCGACCGAGGAGAAGACGCTGCGCTTCAACCAGCTCCACGACGAGGACATGGGGCGAATCCGGTACAAGCGCATGTGCGAGAAGGACGGCGAGATCGTCGACTTCGAGCACATCGTGAAGGGTTACGAGTACGAGAAGGATCGCTACGTCGTGCTCACCGACGAGGACTTCGACGCCGTGCCGGTCGAGTCGAGCCGCGCGATCGACATCCAGCAGTTCGTCGACCTCGACGAGATCGATCCGATGATGTTCAAGAAGTCCTACTACCTCACGCCCGACGAGACCGGCGCGAAGGCCTACGCACTCCTGCGCGAGGCGATGAGCCAGGACAACAAGGTCGGCATCGCGAAGGTCAGCTTCCGCGACAAGGAGCACCTCGCCGCGCTGCGCTTCAAGGACGATGCGTTCGTGCTCGAGACGATGTACTGGCCCGACGAGATCCGCGAGGCCGAGTTCGGCGACGTCGACGTCAGCACCAAGGTGCGCGGGCAGGAGGTCGAGATGGCCCGCCAGCTGATCGAGAACCTCACCGCCGAGTGGAACCCCGACGAGTTCACCGACGAGTACCGAGAGGCGATGCTGAAGATCGTCGAGGCGAAGATCAACGGCGAAGAGATCGAGATCGTCGAGGCCGAACCGACCGCGAAGGTCGTCGACCTGATGGAGGCCTTGAAGGCGAGCGTGGCGGCGGCGAAGAAGCAGGCCGACGACGAGCAGGAGGCCCCCCGCAAGAAACCAGCGGCGAAGAAGTCCACCGCGAAGACGTCCGCCGCGAAGAAGTCCACCGCCAAGAAGACGACGGCGAAGAAGGCCACCGCCAAGAAGACGACGACCCGAAAGAAGGCCGTCGGAGAATGA
- a CDS encoding phosphoribosyltransferase: protein MFRDRVDAGRRLAERLAAHSGESAVVVALPRGGVPVAAEVAKALGAPLDVLVVRKLGCPWQPELGMGAIAEGDITVRNEDLIERIGVDDATIRAVADRERTELDRRIRRYRGDRPPVPVEGRTAILVDDGIATGSTARAAVDVLRRRGASRVVLAVPVAPREAVTALADVADEVVAVETPRLFMAIGQFYDDFTQTSDDEVATLLAERSPERPEGSADVR, encoded by the coding sequence ATGTTCCGCGATCGAGTCGATGCCGGGCGGCGGCTGGCCGAGCGGCTCGCGGCCCACAGCGGCGAGTCGGCCGTCGTCGTGGCGTTGCCGCGCGGCGGTGTGCCCGTCGCGGCCGAGGTGGCGAAGGCGCTGGGGGCGCCGCTCGACGTCCTCGTGGTCCGCAAGCTCGGATGTCCCTGGCAGCCCGAGCTCGGCATGGGGGCGATCGCCGAGGGCGACATCACGGTGCGCAACGAGGATCTGATCGAACGCATCGGTGTGGACGATGCGACGATCCGGGCGGTCGCCGACCGTGAACGGACCGAACTCGACCGCCGGATCCGTCGCTACCGCGGCGACCGACCCCCCGTGCCGGTCGAGGGACGCACCGCGATCCTCGTGGACGACGGCATCGCGACCGGATCGACGGCGCGGGCCGCGGTCGACGTGCTCCGTCGGCGAGGCGCTTCCCGGGTCGTGCTGGCCGTCCCCGTCGCGCCCCGCGAGGCGGTCACCGCCCTCGCCGACGTGGCGGACGAGGTCGTGGCCGTCGAGACACCGCGCCTGTTCATGGCGATCGGGCAGTTCTACGACGATTTCACCCAGACCTCCGACGACGAGGTCGCGACCCTGCTGGCCGAGCGGTCGCCCGAACGGCCCGAGGGCTCGGCGGACGTCCGCTGA
- a CDS encoding P-II family nitrogen regulator yields MKLVTAIVKPHRVDEVKEALRDLGVNGLTTTDVEGFGRQRGHTEVYRGAEYQVDFVPKVKLEVLVSDGEVQGVVDAIVKAARTGKIGDGKLWVTETEQVIRIRTGEMGPDAV; encoded by the coding sequence ATGAAGCTCGTGACCGCCATCGTCAAGCCACACCGCGTCGACGAGGTGAAGGAAGCCCTGCGTGACCTCGGCGTGAACGGCCTCACCACGACCGACGTCGAGGGGTTCGGCCGCCAACGCGGCCACACCGAGGTGTACCGGGGGGCCGAGTACCAGGTCGACTTCGTGCCCAAGGTGAAGCTCGAGGTCCTCGTGTCCGACGGCGAGGTGCAGGGTGTGGTCGACGCGATCGTCAAGGCGGCCCGCACCGGCAAGATCGGCGACGGCAAGCTCTGGGTCACCGAGACCGAACAGGTGATCCGCATCCGCACGGGCGAGATGGGCCCCGACGCGGTCTGA
- a CDS encoding ACT domain-containing protein, whose amino-acid sequence MEAARLGGSIERLRGELRALDRAYSPGHHGLWSARRRAELLDGALTEMFGAAESPPGVGLSAIGGYGREQQLPRSDLDLLIVHDGRSPEEVAALAERLLYPLWDGGFEVGHAVRTPIECEQVAREHLDALTSMLDLRPVAGDRAIAGEAADRVRAVAAGDVAAFARALREDALVRAERFGVTAHLLEPDLKNGAGGLRDVQAVRWTTAVAGDALLRTAERERIDAAEEFLTRVRSALQFESGTHGDRLPLELQPPVARSMGFGDEPRLIAEDGLMRAVFEHARAVRWIAENVLARAAGGASMPTGTPEPFTGPNEALEALATVAESGDRPDARLLDSLEVTPIADTVAWTDRTRGAFMRILRSGEAGVAALDALDRLGVMGTLMPAWGDVRYRPQRDPYHRFTVDTHLTTTLVEMGRLIAGRDEDPLTAGALAHGADHDGLLLGALLHDIGKTGEGGHVPAGVRIATETLDHMGAPLPTRDLAAFMVAEHLLLPDTATRRDLTDENLILDVAARIGSPEHLAALTLLAKADAIATGPSAWTPWRQTLLRELVTRVQRVFERGHMGAELAQQLTERIDAVRDLLEAEPDDVVERFVLRMPRGYFLSVEPERVAAHYPTIAPDVGSTEVRANARPGMKPGTYELLVVAADRPGLLSWIAGAVALAGLSILTAQAFTTDDGVAVDVFEVEGVFEDEVDDARWREFRGVLRKAVEGRLSLDHLVAKRRARYPGPRSHAPITVSVDNEASDYSTVVEVGAPDRIGLLYDITSALAELTLDVHLAKVATYTDRVIDSFYVRDTLGRKVTDARQVGEIGSVVRDRLTG is encoded by the coding sequence ATGGAGGCCGCACGCCTGGGCGGAAGCATCGAGCGGCTTCGCGGGGAGCTCCGCGCACTCGATCGCGCCTACTCGCCGGGGCATCACGGCCTGTGGTCGGCGAGGCGCCGGGCCGAGCTGCTCGACGGCGCCCTGACCGAGATGTTCGGCGCCGCGGAGTCGCCGCCGGGCGTCGGTCTCTCGGCGATCGGAGGCTACGGCCGCGAGCAACAACTTCCGCGATCCGACCTCGACCTGCTGATCGTGCACGACGGTCGGTCACCAGAGGAGGTGGCGGCGCTCGCCGAACGCCTCCTCTACCCGTTGTGGGACGGTGGGTTCGAGGTCGGACACGCGGTACGCACGCCCATCGAGTGCGAGCAGGTGGCCCGGGAACATCTCGACGCACTGACGTCGATGCTCGACCTGCGCCCGGTCGCCGGCGACCGGGCGATCGCCGGTGAGGCCGCCGACCGGGTCCGCGCTGTCGCGGCCGGCGACGTGGCGGCGTTCGCCCGCGCCCTACGCGAGGACGCCCTCGTGCGAGCGGAACGGTTCGGCGTCACGGCCCATCTGCTCGAGCCGGACCTCAAGAACGGAGCCGGAGGACTCCGCGACGTCCAGGCGGTGCGCTGGACGACGGCCGTCGCCGGTGATGCCTTGCTGCGCACGGCCGAGCGAGAGAGGATCGATGCCGCCGAGGAGTTCCTGACGCGCGTCCGCAGCGCCTTGCAGTTCGAGTCCGGCACGCACGGCGATCGCTTGCCCCTCGAACTGCAGCCTCCCGTCGCCCGGTCGATGGGGTTCGGAGACGAACCGCGCCTGATCGCCGAGGACGGGCTGATGCGTGCAGTCTTCGAGCACGCCCGGGCAGTCCGCTGGATCGCCGAGAACGTCCTGGCCCGTGCCGCCGGGGGCGCATCGATGCCGACCGGGACGCCTGAGCCGTTCACCGGACCGAACGAGGCGCTGGAGGCGCTCGCCACGGTCGCGGAGTCGGGCGACCGGCCGGACGCCCGGCTCCTCGACTCGCTCGAGGTGACCCCTATCGCCGACACGGTCGCGTGGACCGACCGCACACGCGGGGCGTTCATGCGGATCCTCCGATCGGGTGAGGCTGGGGTCGCGGCCCTCGACGCCCTCGACCGTCTCGGGGTGATGGGCACCCTCATGCCGGCGTGGGGAGACGTCCGCTACCGTCCCCAACGCGATCCGTACCACCGCTTCACGGTCGACACGCATCTCACGACGACTCTCGTCGAGATGGGCCGCCTGATCGCGGGTCGCGACGAAGACCCGCTCACGGCGGGTGCTCTCGCGCACGGAGCCGATCACGACGGCCTCCTGCTCGGCGCCTTGCTCCACGACATCGGGAAGACCGGTGAGGGCGGACACGTGCCTGCGGGCGTGCGGATCGCGACCGAGACGCTCGACCATATGGGCGCGCCGCTGCCGACCCGCGACCTCGCGGCGTTCATGGTCGCCGAGCATCTCCTCCTTCCCGACACGGCGACGCGCCGCGACCTCACCGACGAGAACCTCATCCTCGACGTGGCCGCGCGCATCGGGTCACCCGAGCACCTTGCCGCCCTCACCCTGTTGGCGAAGGCCGACGCGATCGCGACGGGCCCCTCGGCATGGACCCCGTGGCGCCAGACACTGCTGCGCGAGCTCGTGACCCGAGTGCAGCGCGTCTTCGAACGAGGGCACATGGGTGCCGAGCTCGCTCAGCAGCTCACCGAGCGGATCGACGCGGTCCGGGACCTGCTCGAGGCAGAGCCCGACGACGTCGTCGAACGGTTCGTGCTCCGCATGCCGCGCGGCTACTTCCTCTCGGTCGAGCCCGAGCGCGTCGCCGCTCACTATCCGACGATCGCGCCCGACGTTGGATCCACGGAGGTGCGCGCGAACGCTCGACCGGGGATGAAGCCGGGTACGTACGAGCTGCTGGTCGTCGCGGCCGACCGTCCGGGGCTCCTCTCCTGGATCGCGGGCGCCGTCGCGCTCGCCGGACTGTCGATCCTCACCGCGCAGGCGTTCACGACCGACGACGGTGTCGCCGTCGACGTGTTCGAGGTCGAGGGGGTGTTCGAGGACGAAGTCGACGATGCGCGGTGGCGCGAGTTCCGCGGCGTGCTGCGCAAGGCCGTCGAGGGGCGTCTCTCGCTCGATCACCTGGTGGCGAAGAGACGGGCGCGCTACCCCGGGCCTCGCTCGCACGCCCCGATCACGGTCTCGGTCGACAACGAGGCGTCGGATTACTCCACGGTGGTCGAGGTCGGAGCTCCGGATCGGATCGGGCTGCTGTATGACATCACCAGCGCACTCGCGGAGCTCACGCTCGACGTGCACCTCGCGAAGGTCGCGACCTACACCGATCGGGTGATCGACTCCTTCTACGTGCGCGATACGCTGGGGCGCAAAGTCACCGACGCTCGACAGGTCGGCGAGATCGGGTCGGTCGTTCGGGATCGTCTGACCGGGTAG
- a CDS encoding hemerythrin domain-containing protein — translation MSQPWASFLEAHAALRGRIASACRAAADSAALNEASLHRELSELHGLLAHGMLRHMDVEDRVLYPALARAEGRMSVDLLAMDHRAIAGLEREVALAEQALSQGGLEPENRRKLVRTLHGLEMLVDLHMTKEEEICLPALDRELEAAIRQDLEDSLDTMEKAELLAE, via the coding sequence ATGTCGCAACCTTGGGCATCGTTCCTGGAAGCGCATGCGGCGCTCCGGGGCCGCATCGCATCGGCGTGCCGGGCCGCGGCCGACTCGGCGGCGCTCAACGAGGCATCGCTGCACCGTGAGCTGTCGGAGCTCCACGGGCTGCTGGCTCACGGGATGCTGCGGCACATGGACGTGGAGGACCGCGTGCTCTACCCGGCCCTCGCCCGAGCGGAAGGCCGGATGAGCGTCGACCTGCTGGCGATGGACCACCGCGCGATCGCCGGTCTCGAGCGCGAGGTGGCGCTGGCCGAACAGGCGCTGTCGCAGGGCGGGCTCGAGCCGGAGAACCGTCGGAAGCTCGTCCGCACGTTGCACGGCCTGGAGATGTTGGTCGACCTGCACATGACCAAGGAAGAGGAGATCTGCCTGCCGGCCCTCGACCGTGAGCTCGAGGCGGCGATCCGCCAGGACCTGGAGGACAGCCTCGACACGATGGAGAAGGCCGAGCTCCTCGCCGAGTGA
- a CDS encoding DUF6457 domain-containing protein, with product MEDWLSTAAGALGVEPVGDDMQDRLLGVARDVAHGVERKLTPIATFMLGEAVQRRVAAGEDRAGAFAAALADLERAIDADHDS from the coding sequence ATGGAGGACTGGCTGAGCACCGCGGCCGGCGCGCTCGGGGTCGAGCCGGTCGGTGACGACATGCAGGATCGACTGCTCGGCGTCGCACGCGACGTCGCCCACGGCGTCGAACGCAAGCTCACCCCGATCGCGACGTTCATGCTCGGCGAGGCAGTGCAACGCAGGGTCGCGGCGGGAGAGGATCGCGCCGGCGCGTTCGCGGCCGCGTTGGCCGACCTGGAACGCGCGATCGACGCTGACCACGACTCATAG
- the ligD gene encoding non-homologous end-joining DNA ligase: MPAKRKRARTSKEAFTVEMPVALETRRDGDVWWTEIGERELRLSNLTKIFWPDEGITKGDLVAYYANVASLIVPHLAGRPLTMKRMPDGIDGDFFYEKSAPSHTPDWLGRCVVQSEDAKGGEIDYLTIADAAGLLYVANLGCIEFHPLHSRCADVVHPDYLFFDLDPFEPYTYEDVLVVARHIKVLLDQLGLPAFPKTSGATGLQIYVPVLRGTYSYDLVRAFVGAAGRLIKGADPDRVTMAWKIADRTGKIFIDHNMNRSGANIAAVYSVRPEPRAPVSTPLAWDEVFEGGFEPSDFRIDNVWERFGRVGDLFEGVRTEAADLSTALEALGVDPAHIDGEASSPAIDAPLPRTAAKTVAQRTSEEIATASKDPALFEYVRRRDFGPEGTTEPAPGEVTPSGNSFVIHKHRATRLHYDVRLERDGALPSWAVPKGLPVAKGDKRLAVQTEVHPLEYGRFEGTIPEGHYGAGEVRIFDDGWYEPVEWTDTKVSFVLHGRRYPGLEFHLVKTKTDWLAFLASAQSSPLIPAPPRFQPMLAEGGWETFDDPGWWFEPKLDGIRCLAELGTGETRLRTRTGRDATEQYPELHMVHELVDQVNAVIDGEIVAFDDVGRPSFEVLQQRMNLTGQRAISRASKTTPVSLVAFDLLWLDGHDTTGLPLEQRRELLELIVEQDHRLHVTAHVAGDGVSFTERAKELGLEGVMAKRLGSTYLPGRRTLDWRKIKLMNTQACVILGWTPGKGGRVGSFGALLVGAIVDGELRWVGQVGSGFTDRMLSDLMSQLESLVRRDTPIDDESLAAVKGATFVEPELVCEVRFLEMTKSTQKMRAPSFRGMRPDVPPEECVLEPVAGSRRVSRAGKRR; the protein is encoded by the coding sequence ATGCCGGCCAAGCGGAAGCGCGCCCGCACCTCGAAGGAGGCGTTCACCGTCGAGATGCCGGTCGCCCTCGAGACCCGGCGCGACGGCGACGTCTGGTGGACCGAGATCGGCGAGCGCGAGCTGCGCCTGTCGAACCTGACGAAGATCTTCTGGCCCGACGAGGGCATCACGAAGGGCGACCTGGTCGCGTATTACGCGAACGTCGCGTCGCTGATCGTGCCGCACCTCGCGGGGCGTCCGCTCACGATGAAGCGCATGCCCGACGGCATCGACGGGGACTTCTTCTATGAGAAGTCGGCCCCCTCGCACACGCCGGACTGGCTCGGGCGCTGCGTCGTGCAGAGCGAGGACGCCAAGGGGGGCGAGATCGATTACCTCACGATCGCGGACGCGGCCGGGCTGCTCTACGTCGCGAACCTCGGCTGCATCGAGTTCCACCCCCTGCACTCCCGCTGCGCCGATGTGGTGCACCCCGACTACCTCTTCTTCGACCTCGATCCGTTCGAGCCGTACACCTACGAGGACGTGCTGGTCGTGGCGCGCCACATCAAGGTGCTGCTCGACCAGCTCGGGCTGCCGGCGTTCCCCAAGACGAGCGGCGCCACCGGACTGCAGATCTACGTGCCGGTGCTCCGCGGCACGTACTCGTACGACCTCGTGCGGGCGTTCGTCGGCGCGGCCGGCCGCCTGATCAAGGGTGCCGACCCCGACCGGGTCACGATGGCGTGGAAGATCGCCGATCGCACCGGGAAGATCTTCATCGACCACAACATGAACCGCTCCGGGGCGAACATCGCCGCGGTGTACTCGGTGCGGCCAGAGCCTCGCGCGCCGGTGTCGACCCCGCTCGCGTGGGACGAGGTGTTCGAGGGCGGGTTCGAGCCGAGCGACTTCCGCATCGACAACGTCTGGGAACGGTTCGGTCGCGTCGGCGACCTGTTCGAGGGTGTGCGCACCGAGGCCGCCGACCTGAGCACCGCGCTCGAGGCGCTCGGCGTCGACCCGGCGCACATCGACGGGGAGGCATCGTCGCCCGCGATCGATGCCCCGCTTCCGCGCACGGCCGCGAAGACGGTCGCGCAGCGGACCTCCGAGGAGATCGCGACGGCGTCGAAGGACCCCGCGCTGTTCGAGTACGTTCGCCGGCGCGACTTCGGACCCGAGGGCACCACCGAGCCGGCGCCCGGGGAGGTCACGCCGAGCGGGAACTCGTTCGTGATCCACAAGCACCGGGCGACGCGCCTGCACTACGACGTGCGCCTCGAGCGCGACGGTGCGCTGCCGTCGTGGGCGGTGCCCAAAGGCCTGCCGGTCGCCAAGGGCGACAAGCGGCTCGCGGTGCAGACCGAGGTGCACCCGCTGGAGTACGGGCGGTTCGAGGGCACGATCCCCGAGGGCCACTACGGCGCCGGCGAGGTGCGCATCTTCGACGACGGCTGGTACGAGCCCGTCGAGTGGACCGACACGAAGGTCTCGTTCGTGCTGCACGGCCGGCGATACCCCGGTCTCGAGTTCCATCTCGTGAAGACGAAGACGGACTGGCTCGCCTTCCTCGCAAGTGCGCAATCGTCGCCGTTGATCCCCGCCCCGCCCCGGTTCCAGCCGATGCTCGCCGAGGGCGGGTGGGAGACGTTCGACGATCCGGGATGGTGGTTCGAGCCGAAGCTCGACGGGATCCGCTGCCTCGCCGAGCTCGGCACGGGCGAGACGCGCCTGCGCACCCGCACCGGGCGCGATGCCACCGAGCAGTACCCCGAGCTGCACATGGTGCACGAGCTCGTCGACCAGGTGAACGCGGTGATCGACGGTGAGATCGTCGCGTTCGACGACGTGGGGCGACCCTCGTTCGAGGTGCTGCAGCAACGCATGAACCTCACGGGACAGCGCGCGATCAGCCGGGCCTCGAAGACCACGCCGGTCTCGCTCGTGGCGTTCGACCTGCTCTGGCTCGACGGCCACGACACGACGGGGCTTCCACTGGAACAGCGCCGCGAGCTGCTCGAGCTGATCGTGGAGCAGGATCACCGGCTGCACGTCACCGCGCACGTTGCCGGCGACGGGGTGTCGTTCACCGAGCGTGCGAAGGAGCTCGGGCTCGAGGGCGTGATGGCGAAGCGGCTCGGCTCGACCTACCTCCCCGGACGCCGCACGCTCGACTGGCGCAAGATCAAGCTGATGAACACCCAGGCCTGCGTGATCCTGGGGTGGACGCCGGGCAAGGGTGGTCGGGTCGGATCGTTCGGCGCGCTCCTCGTCGGCGCGATCGTCGACGGCGAGCTGCGATGGGTCGGTCAGGTCGGGTCGGGATTCACCGACCGCATGCTGTCGGACCTGATGTCGCAGCTCGAGTCCCTCGTTCGGCGCGACACCCCGATCGACGACGAATCACTGGCCGCCGTCAAGGGAGCGACGTTCGTCGAACCCGAGCTCGTGTGCGAGGTGCGCTTCCTCGAGATGACGAAGAGCACCCAGAAGATGCGCGCGCCGTCGTTCCGGGGCATGCGCCCCGACGTGCCGCCTGAGGAGTGCGTGCTGGAGCCGGTCGCCGGCTCACGACGGGTTTCGAGGGCTGGGAAGCGCCGGTGA
- a CDS encoding NAD(P) transhydrogenase subunit alpha: MSADAILTGLTIFMLATFLGFEVIRRVPPLLHTPLMSLTNAISGISLVASLILAGSGRGTFATVLGGIAVTASTINVVGGFLITDRMLKTFRRRERRDPEVSKAGRAP, from the coding sequence ATGAGCGCCGACGCGATCCTCACTGGGCTGACGATCTTCATGCTCGCGACGTTCCTCGGCTTCGAGGTGATCCGTCGGGTGCCGCCGTTGCTGCACACCCCCCTGATGTCGCTCACGAACGCGATCTCGGGTATCTCGCTCGTGGCGTCGCTCATCCTCGCGGGCTCCGGGCGAGGGACGTTCGCGACGGTGCTCGGCGGGATCGCGGTCACGGCGTCGACAATCAACGTGGTCGGTGGCTTCCTGATCACCGACCGGATGCTCAAGACGTTCCGACGGCGCGAGCGCCGTGACCCCGAGGTATCGAAGGCGGGGCGAGCGCCGTGA
- a CDS encoding NAD(P)(+) transhydrogenase (Re/Si-specific) subunit beta produces the protein MTTWVVGLLYVAAGGCFVLALKWLTHPATARRAVRVGEAGMLLAVVGTLLKEQIVDVRWIAIAVVVGATIGALIAVFVPLTAMPQRIALSHAFGALAAALVGIAELDLGDGGLARFATTVLAAEILLGCLTFTGSLVAFGKLQGFVRDRPLTFPEQNVVNGVVLAAGVAIVVVLALDPTRVSVLPWLVAIGLAFGVMMVMRIGGADMPVVISLLNSFAGLSGAALGFAIANPILIIAGALDGSSGFLLSIFMCRAMNRTFTNVIFGGFGAEQTASGDAQRPVRVTSVEEAAMLLDSASFVVIVPGYGMAAAQAQHKVAEIANLLIARGVEVRFAIHPVAGRMPGHMNVLLAEANVPYDLLVDLEQINPEFERTDVVLVIGANDTVNPAARHDRQSPIFGMPILDVDHARSVIVVKRSLRSGFSGIENQLFFLPQTMMLFGDAREVAAGVALELSTQRSAV, from the coding sequence GTGACGACGTGGGTGGTGGGGCTGCTGTACGTGGCGGCCGGCGGCTGCTTCGTGCTCGCGCTCAAGTGGCTCACCCACCCGGCGACCGCGCGGCGGGCCGTGCGTGTGGGCGAGGCAGGCATGCTCCTCGCGGTCGTCGGCACGCTCCTGAAGGAGCAGATCGTCGACGTGCGGTGGATCGCGATCGCAGTCGTCGTCGGTGCCACGATCGGCGCGTTGATCGCCGTGTTCGTGCCGTTGACCGCGATGCCGCAGCGGATCGCGCTGTCCCACGCGTTCGGCGCGCTCGCGGCCGCGCTGGTGGGCATCGCCGAGCTCGACCTCGGCGACGGGGGTCTCGCGAGGTTCGCGACCACCGTGCTCGCGGCCGAGATCCTGCTGGGATGTCTGACGTTCACCGGCAGCCTCGTGGCGTTCGGGAAGCTGCAGGGTTTCGTGAGGGACCGACCGCTCACCTTCCCCGAGCAGAACGTCGTGAACGGGGTCGTCCTCGCCGCGGGCGTCGCGATCGTGGTCGTCCTGGCGCTCGATCCGACCCGGGTCTCGGTGCTGCCGTGGCTGGTCGCGATCGGGCTCGCGTTCGGCGTGATGATGGTGATGCGCATCGGCGGCGCAGACATGCCGGTCGTGATCTCGCTGTTGAACTCCTTCGCGGGCCTGAGCGGCGCGGCGCTCGGGTTCGCGATCGCCAACCCGATCCTGATCATCGCCGGCGCCCTCGACGGCTCGTCGGGCTTCCTGCTCTCGATCTTCATGTGCCGTGCGATGAACCGCACGTTCACGAACGTGATCTTCGGGGGGTTCGGGGCCGAGCAGACGGCGAGCGGCGACGCCCAGCGGCCGGTGCGCGTGACGAGCGTGGAGGAGGCAGCGATGCTGCTCGACTCGGCGAGCTTCGTCGTCATCGTGCCGGGATACGGCATGGCGGCGGCCCAGGCCCAGCACAAGGTCGCCGAGATCGCGAACCTCCTGATCGCCCGCGGCGTCGAGGTGCGGTTCGCGATCCACCCGGTCGCCGGGCGCATGCCGGGTCACATGAACGTGCTCCTCGCCGAGGCGAACGTCCCCTACGACCTGCTGGTCGATCTCGAGCAGATCAACCCCGAGTTCGAGCGGACGGATGTCGTGCTCGTGATCGGCGCGAACGACACGGTGAACCCGGCAGCACGGCACGACCGACAGAGCCCGATCTTCGGCATGCCGATCCTCGACGTCGACCACGCCCGGTCCGTGATCGTGGTCAAGCGAAGCCTGCGGTCGGGGTTCTCCGGCATCGAGAACCAGCTCTTCTTCCTGCCGCAGACGATGATGCTGTTCGGGGACGCCCGCGAGGTCGCCGCCGGCGTCGCCCTCGAGCTCTCGACGCAGCGGAGCGCCGTCTGA
- a CDS encoding GNAT family N-acetyltransferase has protein sequence MTFPVPYRARPARRDDLDVLVALFEARDRVDVGFVDQSRDEIVADWAMARFDFDRDTIVAEAPDGVIAGYGLVLAHDATVQIFAMGTVHPEHAGRGLGSALIHETERRAALRLPAGVSAPFRSYMPATDAAARQLFVEHGYRLVRSFWHMQCELPAVDAHAESPDGITMRLGRPHGDEVIAYRVLDEAFRDNFGYEPADQEEWLQEFRGMPGYDPSLIVLAFEGEEPIGASVNLAADDGVGWVGDLGVREAWRRRGVGRALLARSFAELIARGHHEVRLGVDTENATGATDLYAGVGMTVRRRHDLYEKQLTGA, from the coding sequence ATGACGTTCCCCGTCCCGTACCGGGCTCGCCCGGCGCGGCGCGACGACCTCGATGTCCTCGTGGCCCTCTTCGAGGCCCGGGACCGGGTCGATGTCGGGTTCGTCGACCAGTCCCGCGACGAGATCGTCGCCGACTGGGCGATGGCGAGGTTCGACTTCGACCGCGACACGATCGTCGCGGAGGCCCCCGACGGGGTGATCGCCGGCTACGGCCTCGTGCTGGCGCACGACGCCACCGTGCAGATCTTCGCGATGGGCACGGTGCATCCCGAGCACGCCGGTCGCGGGCTGGGCTCGGCGCTGATCCACGAGACCGAACGACGCGCTGCGCTCCGGCTTCCTGCAGGCGTGAGCGCCCCGTTCCGCTCGTACATGCCGGCGACGGACGCCGCCGCCCGGCAATTGTTCGTCGAGCACGGCTACCGCCTCGTCCGCTCGTTCTGGCACATGCAGTGCGAGCTGCCGGCCGTCGATGCGCACGCGGAGTCGCCCGACGGCATCACGATGCGGCTCGGTCGGCCGCACGGCGACGAGGTCATCGCGTACCGGGTCCTCGACGAGGCGTTCCGTGACAACTTCGGCTACGAGCCCGCGGACCAGGAGGAGTGGCTCCAGGAGTTCCGGGGGATGCCCGGGTACGACCCGTCGCTCATCGTGCTCGCGTTCGAGGGCGAGGAGCCGATCGGCGCCTCGGTCAACCTGGCGGCCGACGACGGCGTGGGGTGGGTCGGCGACCTCGGCGTGCGCGAAGCCTGGCGGCGCCGAGGCGTGGGCAGGGCGTTGCTCGCCCGATCGTTCGCGGAGCTCATCGCACGCGGGCACCACGAGGTGCGGCTGGGCGTGGACACCGAGAACGCGACGGGCGCGACCGACCTGTACGCGGGGGTCGGCATGACGGTTCGACGCCGACATGACCTGTACGAGAAGCAGCTCACGGGCGCGTAA